The Blattabacterium cuenoti genome includes a region encoding these proteins:
- the gyrA gene encoding DNA gyrase subunit A, which translates to MSKGEKLVPINIEDEMKSSYIDYSMSVIVSRALPDARDGLKPVHRRVLYGMYRLGILSNSSYKKSARIVGEVLGKYHPHGDISVYDTMVRLAQKWTLRYPLIDGQGNFGSLDADPPAAMRYTEVRMKQISEEMLLDIKKETVDMQLNFDDSLEEPTVLPTRIPNLLINGSSGIAVGMATNIPPHNLKETINAICAYIDNNNNLSVEQIMKHIKAPDFPTGGIIYGYDGVKNAFHTGRGRIVLRAKVHLEEIQGRQCIVVDEIPYQVNKADMITKTVGLMKEGKMEGIYQIRDESDRNGLRVVYILKQNTNPHILLNKLFQYTSLQTYFNVNSIALVNGKPIQLNIKDLIQHFVDHRHDVIIRRTKYELEKCKNRVHILIGFFKILDHLDLMIQLIKKSRNHNDACSTLIKKFKISEDQSKSVLDMRLQSLTSLELEKLKKEYDELVKKIEFFQNILVQHSIRTKIIKEELLDIKKKYQDSRRTQIDYSGNKVHIEDLIENEQVVLTISHAGYIKRTSLSEYKRQGRGGVGNRGATARESDFFKHLLIATNHQYMLFFTEKGKCFWLRVYEIPEGSKISKGRAIQNIIHLQQDDKVNAYILTGDLTNKEYVKDYYVMMVTQKGIIKKTSLENYSRPRKDGINAIIIRKEDSLLEAILTKGDSHVFIAVKSGRIIRFSENKVRSTGRTSSGVIGINFTVKNDIVIGMICVDEKEKTHLLVVSEKGFGKRSHLKDYRITNRGGKGIKTINITQKTGDLIAIKHVTDQDDLMIIKKSGIIIRIPVSDIRVMGRTTQGVRLINLKENDAIADVAKVYKPIMGFH; encoded by the coding sequence ATGAGTAAAGGAGAAAAATTGGTTCCCATTAATATAGAAGATGAAATGAAATCATCTTATATAGATTATTCTATGTCTGTTATTGTGTCTAGAGCTCTTCCTGATGCAAGAGATGGATTAAAACCTGTACATAGAAGAGTCCTTTATGGGATGTATAGATTAGGAATTTTATCTAATAGTTCCTATAAGAAATCGGCTCGTATTGTTGGAGAAGTTTTAGGAAAATATCATCCACATGGAGATATTTCTGTTTATGATACGATGGTTCGTTTGGCTCAAAAATGGACTCTTCGTTATCCATTAATAGATGGACAAGGAAATTTTGGTTCATTAGACGCAGATCCTCCTGCAGCTATGCGTTATACAGAAGTCAGAATGAAACAAATATCTGAAGAAATGTTATTGGACATCAAAAAGGAAACAGTAGATATGCAATTGAATTTTGATGACTCTTTGGAGGAGCCAACAGTTTTACCTACACGGATTCCTAATCTTTTGATCAATGGATCTTCTGGTATTGCAGTTGGAATGGCTACTAATATTCCTCCACATAATTTAAAAGAGACTATAAATGCTATATGTGCTTATATAGACAACAACAATAATTTATCTGTAGAACAGATTATGAAACACATTAAAGCTCCAGATTTTCCAACAGGCGGAATCATTTATGGATATGATGGTGTGAAAAATGCTTTTCACACCGGAAGAGGGCGTATTGTTTTGCGTGCAAAAGTTCATTTAGAAGAAATTCAGGGAAGACAATGTATTGTGGTAGATGAAATTCCTTATCAAGTGAATAAAGCAGATATGATAACTAAGACTGTTGGATTAATGAAAGAAGGAAAAATGGAAGGAATTTATCAAATTCGTGATGAATCGGATAGAAATGGATTGCGTGTTGTTTATATTCTTAAGCAGAATACAAACCCTCACATTTTATTGAACAAATTATTTCAATATACTTCTCTACAAACTTACTTCAATGTCAATAGTATAGCTTTAGTTAATGGAAAACCTATTCAATTAAATATAAAGGATCTTATTCAACATTTTGTGGATCATCGACATGATGTTATCATTCGTCGTACTAAATACGAATTAGAAAAGTGTAAAAATCGTGTTCACATATTGATAGGGTTTTTTAAAATTTTAGACCATTTAGATCTTATGATCCAACTGATTAAAAAATCTAGGAATCATAATGATGCTTGTTCCACTCTGATTAAAAAATTTAAAATATCAGAAGATCAATCTAAATCTGTTTTAGATATGCGTTTACAAAGTCTTACCTCTTTAGAACTAGAAAAACTGAAAAAAGAATATGACGAACTTGTAAAAAAAATAGAGTTTTTCCAAAATATTTTAGTCCAACATTCTATAAGAACAAAAATTATCAAAGAAGAACTTTTGGATATCAAAAAAAAATATCAAGATTCACGAAGAACACAGATTGATTATTCAGGAAATAAAGTACATATAGAAGATTTAATTGAAAATGAACAAGTGGTTCTTACTATTTCTCATGCTGGTTATATCAAGAGAACTTCTTTATCAGAATACAAACGTCAAGGAAGAGGGGGGGTAGGAAATAGAGGAGCCACAGCCAGAGAATCTGACTTTTTTAAACATTTACTTATAGCAACGAATCATCAGTATATGCTTTTTTTTACAGAAAAAGGAAAATGTTTTTGGTTAAGAGTATATGAAATCCCAGAAGGATCAAAAATATCTAAAGGAAGAGCAATTCAAAATATTATTCATCTTCAACAAGATGATAAAGTTAACGCCTATATATTAACGGGAGATCTTACCAATAAAGAATACGTTAAAGATTATTACGTTATGATGGTTACTCAAAAAGGGATTATTAAAAAAACATCTTTAGAAAATTATTCTCGACCTCGAAAAGATGGAATTAATGCCATCATAATTCGTAAAGAAGATTCTTTATTAGAAGCTATTTTAACCAAAGGTGATAGTCATGTTTTTATTGCTGTAAAAAGTGGAAGAATTATTCGTTTTTCAGAAAATAAAGTCCGATCAACTGGAAGAACTTCTTCTGGAGTAATAGGGATTAATTTTACAGTTAAAAATGATATAGTGATTGGAATGATATGTGTAGATGAAAAAGAAAAAACACATTTGTTGGTTGTTTCTGAAAAAGGATTTGGAAAAAGGTCCCATCTAAAAGATTATCGTATAACTAATCGTGGAGGAAAAGGAATAAAAACAATAAATATTACTCAAAAAACAGGAGATTTAATTGCAATCAAACATGTTACAGATCAAGATGATCTGATGATCATTAAGAAATCAGGAATTATTATACGTATACCTGTGTCTGACATAAGAGTTATGGGAAGAACGACTCAAGGTGTTAGACTAATTAACTTGAAAGAGAACGATGCTATAGCTGATGTAGCAAAAGTTTATAAACCTATTATGGGGTTTCATTAA
- a CDS encoding carboxy terminal-processing peptidase yields MVIYKIKQLKYIIIGFIFIFLLSFCSPSGEQEKNHLILKTIYKTLHFLHPNPIPINNNFSQKVYNKYFEKLDNQKRFFMQKDIKDLSFYKNKIDDFWIHGDPTFFNIVIKCFYQRIKESESICFQILKNPFDFNKEEMYFIGENDIYYPINFQERIEKWRKYLKYLTLLEIITSVNQKNLNVSKKKIWKNVFLNKEKISRKKVKEYIIEYFRKLKRKKKFDWFSMYVNTITSQYDPHTSYFSPKEKEIFDLNISGQTEGIGVNLQDDKGTPTVVKLIFGGPAWKSKKIEVGDKIIRVAKDLNSEFQNIVGMLLENSIRLIRGKKGSKVKLTLQKKNGSIEEVILTRDVIEKKEIFAKSAIILDKNENKYGLIFLPEFYFNPENKNGRNAAKDMKEIIQKLKKENIKGLIIDIRNNGGGSLETVIETAGFFLGKVPIVQIGQSNKKKKILINNRENILWTGPLVVLVNELSASASEILAAAIADYKRGIIVGSYQTYGKGTVQTIYPLNQFLFSNKEFGALKFTISKFYRVNGSSTQLKGVNSDIVLPNNISNMYLNLMEKNQPNSMKWDNVDPVSFHSWDQNKILENVKLKSIKRLNKNKNLMTIYKTIQSLEKKFSKKKQFSLNWKKFYSENKKIKKRNENFQKLKNYLNIYGLRYFPPSYKILSNEKVSEMKEQQEWKKNLIKDFLISECVNILRDFNETP; encoded by the coding sequence ATTGTGATTTATAAGATCAAACAACTTAAGTACATAATAATTGGTTTTATTTTCATTTTTTTATTGAGTTTTTGTTCTCCTAGTGGAGAACAAGAAAAAAATCATTTAATACTCAAGACAATATATAAAACACTTCACTTTTTGCATCCAAATCCCATTCCTATTAATAATAATTTTTCACAAAAAGTGTACAATAAATATTTTGAAAAATTAGACAATCAAAAACGTTTTTTTATGCAAAAAGATATAAAAGATTTGTCTTTTTATAAAAACAAAATAGATGATTTTTGGATTCATGGAGATCCTACGTTTTTCAATATTGTTATCAAATGTTTTTATCAAAGAATAAAAGAATCGGAATCTATATGTTTTCAAATCTTAAAAAACCCTTTTGATTTTAATAAAGAAGAAATGTATTTTATTGGAGAAAATGATATTTATTATCCAATAAATTTTCAAGAAAGAATTGAAAAATGGAGAAAATATTTAAAATATTTGACTTTACTAGAAATCATTACTTCTGTCAATCAAAAAAATTTAAATGTTTCCAAAAAAAAAATTTGGAAAAATGTATTTCTTAATAAAGAAAAAATATCTAGAAAAAAAGTAAAAGAATATATTATAGAATATTTTAGAAAATTAAAAAGAAAAAAAAAATTTGACTGGTTTTCTATGTATGTAAATACTATAACTTCCCAATATGATCCTCATACTAGTTATTTTTCTCCTAAAGAAAAAGAAATTTTTGATTTAAACATATCTGGACAAACAGAAGGAATAGGGGTCAATTTGCAAGATGATAAAGGAACACCCACTGTTGTAAAACTTATTTTTGGTGGACCTGCATGGAAAAGTAAAAAAATAGAAGTAGGAGATAAAATTATACGAGTAGCAAAAGATCTTAATTCAGAATTCCAAAATATTGTAGGAATGTTATTGGAAAATTCCATTCGTTTAATTAGAGGAAAAAAAGGAAGCAAAGTCAAATTAACTCTTCAAAAGAAGAATGGTTCTATAGAAGAAGTAATATTAACCAGAGATGTCATAGAAAAGAAAGAAATTTTTGCAAAAAGTGCTATAATATTGGATAAAAATGAAAATAAATATGGGTTGATTTTTTTGCCTGAATTTTATTTTAATCCTGAAAACAAAAATGGGAGAAATGCAGCTAAAGATATGAAAGAAATTATTCAAAAATTAAAAAAAGAAAATATAAAAGGACTCATTATAGACATCAGAAATAATGGAGGAGGTTCTTTAGAGACTGTAATAGAAACAGCTGGATTTTTTTTGGGAAAAGTTCCCATTGTACAAATAGGTCAATCTAATAAGAAAAAAAAGATATTAATAAATAATCGTGAAAACATCCTATGGACAGGACCACTTGTCGTTCTTGTGAATGAACTATCAGCGTCTGCTTCTGAAATTCTTGCAGCAGCTATAGCTGATTATAAGAGAGGGATTATTGTTGGAAGTTATCAAACATATGGAAAAGGAACAGTTCAAACTATTTATCCATTAAATCAATTTTTATTTTCCAATAAAGAATTTGGAGCTTTAAAATTTACCATTAGCAAATTTTACCGTGTCAATGGAAGTTCTACTCAATTAAAAGGAGTTAATTCAGATATAGTTCTCCCGAATAATATAAGTAATATGTATTTAAACCTTATGGAAAAAAATCAACCAAATTCTATGAAATGGGATAATGTAGACCCTGTTTCTTTTCATTCTTGGGATCAAAATAAAATATTAGAAAATGTTAAGCTTAAAAGCATTAAACGTTTGAATAAAAATAAAAATTTAATGACTATTTATAAAACTATACAATCATTAGAAAAAAAATTTTCAAAAAAGAAACAATTTTCTTTAAACTGGAAAAAATTCTATTCTGAGAATAAAAAAATAAAAAAAAGAAACGAAAATTTTCAAAAATTAAAAAATTATTTGAATATATATGGATTACGATACTTTCCTCCTTCTTATAAAATTCTTTCTAATGAAAAAGTATCAGAAATGAAAGAACAACAAGAATGGAAAAAAAATTTGATAAAAGATTTTTTGATATCAGAATGTGTTAACATTTTGCGTGATTTTAATGAAACCCCATAA
- the surE gene encoding 5'/3'-nucleotidase SurE: protein MNKKPIILVTNDDGIIAPGIRALIHSMNLLGDVYVVAPNKPQSGVGHAITMDSVLYCDFVKIDNGSQKEWECSGTPVDCVKLAINKILPRKPDICVSGINHGSNSSINIMYSGTVSAVIEASIEGIPSIGFSLLDFDWNANFEPSKKYVYKIVKKILYNPIQGKKISLNVNIPKLEKEQIKGIKICRQAVSKWKESFDKRDNPKGRSYYWLVGDFVNLDEKLDTDEWALKNGYISIVPIQFDLTNYSILNILKSWNFLLFIFFLIHFMILNMNIKIYSQCHLF from the coding sequence ATGAATAAAAAACCAATTATTTTAGTCACAAATGATGATGGGATTATAGCACCAGGGATTAGAGCACTTATTCATTCTATGAATCTTTTAGGGGACGTGTATGTTGTTGCTCCAAATAAACCTCAATCTGGAGTAGGCCATGCTATAACTATGGATTCCGTGCTATATTGTGATTTTGTAAAAATCGATAATGGGAGTCAAAAAGAATGGGAATGTTCAGGAACACCGGTAGATTGTGTCAAATTGGCTATTAATAAAATTCTCCCGAGAAAGCCTGATATTTGTGTATCAGGAATTAATCATGGATCAAATTCTTCTATAAATATCATGTATTCTGGGACTGTTTCCGCTGTTATTGAAGCTAGTATAGAAGGAATTCCATCTATAGGATTTTCTCTTTTGGATTTTGATTGGAATGCTAATTTTGAACCATCAAAAAAATATGTTTATAAAATTGTTAAAAAAATACTTTATAATCCTATTCAAGGAAAAAAAATCAGTCTGAATGTTAATATTCCAAAATTGGAAAAAGAACAAATCAAAGGAATTAAAATATGTAGACAGGCAGTATCTAAATGGAAAGAAAGTTTTGATAAACGGGACAATCCAAAAGGAAGAAGTTATTATTGGTTAGTAGGGGATTTTGTTAATCTTGATGAAAAATTGGATACAGATGAATGGGCATTAAAAAACGGATATATCTCTATTGTTCCTATTCAATTTGATTTAACAAATTATTCTATATTAAATATTTTAAAATCCTGGAATTTTTTATTATTTATTTTCTTTTTGATCCATTTTATGATTTTGAATATGAACATTAAAATATATAGCCAGTGTCATCTTTTTTAG
- the ruvB gene encoding Holliday junction branch migration DNA helicase RuvB, with translation MSSFLEESLNPKKIQDFVGQNDILENLKIFILAAKKRKDALDHILFHGPPGLGKTTLAHIVANELCVDITVTSGSVLDKPGDLAGLLIHLKLNDVIFIDEIHRLSPIVEEYLYSAMENYKIDIIIDSGSNARSVQIDLSPFTLIGATTRSGLLTAPMRSRFGINFRLGYYEKELLKNIVNRSAKLLNIPITEDASYEIANRSRGTPRIANALLRRIRDFAQIKGNGTIDINICNLGLKALNVDQNGLDEMDNRILLSIIDHFKGGPVGINTIATAVSENSDTIEEVYEPFLIKEGYLVRTPRGRKATKLAYKHLKQNIKKK, from the coding sequence GTGTCATCTTTTTTAGAAGAATCTTTAAACCCAAAAAAAATTCAAGATTTTGTTGGACAAAATGATATATTGGAAAATTTAAAGATTTTTATTCTAGCCGCTAAAAAAAGAAAAGATGCCTTGGATCATATTTTGTTTCATGGTCCTCCAGGATTAGGAAAAACAACACTTGCTCATATTGTAGCTAATGAATTATGTGTGGATATCACTGTGACTTCAGGATCTGTTTTAGATAAACCAGGAGATTTAGCAGGATTACTGATTCATTTAAAATTAAATGATGTTATTTTTATTGATGAAATCCATAGACTTTCTCCAATAGTTGAAGAATATTTGTATTCGGCTATGGAAAATTACAAAATAGATATTATTATAGATTCTGGATCTAACGCTAGATCAGTACAAATAGATTTATCTCCTTTTACTTTAATAGGGGCAACTACCAGATCTGGATTGCTTACGGCCCCAATGCGATCTAGATTTGGTATCAATTTTCGTCTTGGTTATTACGAAAAAGAATTATTAAAAAATATTGTAAATCGAAGTGCAAAATTACTAAATATTCCAATTACGGAAGACGCATCTTATGAAATAGCTAATAGAAGTCGTGGGACTCCACGTATAGCTAACGCTTTACTTCGTAGAATTCGTGATTTTGCACAGATAAAAGGAAATGGGACTATTGATATTAACATATGTAATTTAGGATTAAAAGCTCTTAATGTCGATCAAAATGGATTGGACGAAATGGATAACAGAATACTTTTATCTATTATAGATCATTTTAAAGGGGGACCAGTAGGAATAAATACTATAGCAACAGCTGTTAGCGAAAATTCAGATACGATAGAAGAAGTTTATGAACCTTTTCTTATCAAAGAAGGATACTTAGTTAGAACTCCTAGAGGAAGAAAAGCTACAAAATTGGCGTATAAACATCTAAAACAAAATATAAAAAAAAAATGA
- a CDS encoding adenylosuccinate synthase, translating to MPSNVIVGLQWGDEGKGKITDLLSKNSDYVIRYQGGNNSGHSIHVKNHYFILHLIPSGVIYSNVKCIVGPGVVVDPKSFIKEIQDLESMNIDTSKVFLAKRAHVTMPYHRLIDQYKEEVLSDQSIGTTHRGIGPTYEDKTGRMGIRVLDFLNFKDFYQKLKYNINFKNEIITKVYKKEPLIFEYIYEEYIEYAKILSNRIIDAVHEIHDAFHNEKKILFEGAQAMLLDINYGTYPYVTTSSPSTGGVCIGTGIPPNFLENFIGVAKAYCTRVGFGPFPTEIKSEIGDVIRQKGNEHGATTKRPRRCGWLDLIALKYSCMINGINQLIITKLDILSELEIIKVCIEYEYNGKRIKHFPANIEKNMKGVYIDFPGWKKNISHIREYEELPENCKKYIKFIENYLKLEVLLISVGSERNQNIIKNKYSFFKIFS from the coding sequence ATGCCTTCAAATGTTATTGTTGGTCTCCAATGGGGTGACGAGGGAAAAGGAAAAATAACAGATTTACTTTCTAAAAATTCAGATTATGTAATCCGTTATCAGGGAGGTAATAATTCAGGTCATTCTATTCATGTTAAGAATCATTATTTTATTCTTCACTTAATTCCTTCTGGAGTTATTTATTCTAATGTAAAATGTATAGTTGGACCTGGAGTGGTTGTTGATCCTAAATCTTTTATTAAAGAAATACAGGATTTAGAATCAATGAATATTGATACATCTAAAGTCTTTTTAGCAAAGAGAGCTCACGTAACCATGCCTTATCATCGTTTGATAGATCAATATAAAGAAGAGGTTTTATCTGATCAGTCTATTGGGACTACTCATCGTGGAATAGGACCGACTTATGAAGATAAAACAGGACGTATGGGAATACGTGTATTAGATTTTTTAAACTTTAAGGATTTTTACCAAAAACTAAAATATAATATCAATTTCAAAAATGAGATTATTACAAAAGTTTATAAAAAAGAACCTCTTATTTTTGAATATATTTATGAAGAATATATAGAATACGCAAAAATTCTTTCTAATCGAATAATAGATGCTGTTCATGAAATTCATGATGCTTTTCATAATGAAAAAAAAATTTTGTTTGAAGGAGCTCAAGCTATGTTATTGGATATTAACTATGGAACATATCCATATGTTACTACCTCTTCTCCTTCTACAGGAGGTGTATGCATAGGAACTGGAATTCCTCCTAATTTTTTAGAAAATTTCATAGGAGTAGCAAAAGCATATTGTACACGTGTAGGATTTGGACCTTTTCCGACAGAAATTAAGAGCGAAATAGGAGATGTAATACGTCAAAAAGGAAATGAACATGGAGCGACAACAAAACGTCCAAGAAGATGTGGATGGTTGGATTTGATAGCTCTTAAGTATTCTTGTATGATTAATGGAATTAATCAGTTGATTATAACTAAATTAGACATATTAAGTGAATTAGAAATTATTAAAGTCTGTATAGAATATGAATATAATGGAAAAAGGATCAAACACTTTCCAGCAAATATAGAAAAAAATATGAAAGGTGTTTATATTGATTTTCCTGGTTGGAAAAAGAACATATCTCACATTCGTGAATATGAAGAATTACCGGAAAATTGTAAGAAATATATTAAATTTATTGAGAATTATCTAAAATTAGAAGTGCTATTGATTTCTGTAGGTTCTGAAAGGAATCAGAACATTATTAAAAATAAATATTCGTTTTTTAAAATTTTTTCTTAA
- the purB gene encoding adenylosuccinate lyase, which yields MKEYKNPLVERYSSKEMLYNFSPKKKFTTWRKLWLYLAEIQKEIGLNISDEQIHDLKNHLCDIDWDRVSFYEKKFRHDVMAHLYAFGEKAIKAKPIIHLGATSAFLGDNTDIILIRDGLDILLKKLINVIFRIRNFALEYHNVPTLAFTHYQPAQLTTVGKRSALWIQSLLLDLEELEFRLKNIHFRGVKGTVGSADSFKELFHGDLQKVKFLEKKLSNKFGFQKVFPITGQTYDRKVDAQVLNLLSNISQSSHKFSNDLRLLQNLKEMEEPFDKDQIGSSAMAYKRNPIRSERMASLAKYVISLSNSSAMVAATQWLERTLDDSANRRLVIGQSFLATDAILMIWNNILENIAVYPKIIEKHIKEELPFLITEYIIVECVKNGADRQEIHERIRIHSMETNSKMKLEGKENDFVQRILHDKKIPIHKEKMNQILNPKNFIGFSSDQTLEFIDKEVNPILNRFHYLIDSDISNMDRQV from the coding sequence GTGAAAGAATATAAAAATCCTTTAGTTGAACGATATAGTAGCAAAGAAATGTTATATAATTTTTCTCCAAAAAAAAAATTTACTACTTGGAGAAAATTATGGTTGTATTTAGCAGAAATACAAAAAGAAATAGGATTAAATATCAGTGATGAACAAATTCATGATTTGAAAAATCATTTGTGTGATATTGATTGGGATCGGGTTTCTTTTTATGAAAAAAAATTTCGTCATGATGTTATGGCACATTTGTACGCTTTTGGAGAAAAGGCTATTAAAGCGAAACCTATTATTCATTTAGGGGCTACAAGTGCGTTTTTAGGAGATAATACAGATATTATTTTGATTCGTGATGGATTGGATATTTTACTTAAAAAATTGATTAATGTCATTTTTAGAATTAGAAATTTTGCTTTAGAATACCATAATGTTCCTACTTTAGCTTTCACACATTATCAACCGGCTCAGTTAACTACTGTAGGAAAACGTTCTGCTTTGTGGATACAGAGTTTACTTCTAGATTTAGAAGAATTAGAATTTAGGTTAAAAAATATTCATTTCAGAGGAGTTAAAGGAACTGTTGGTTCGGCTGACAGCTTCAAAGAATTATTTCATGGAGATTTACAAAAAGTAAAATTTTTAGAAAAAAAATTATCCAATAAATTTGGATTCCAAAAAGTGTTTCCGATTACAGGACAAACTTACGACAGAAAAGTGGATGCTCAAGTTTTAAACTTATTATCCAATATTTCTCAATCTTCTCATAAGTTTAGTAATGATTTACGTTTGCTACAAAATTTAAAAGAAATGGAAGAGCCTTTTGACAAAGATCAAATAGGATCAAGCGCTATGGCTTATAAACGTAATCCTATACGAAGTGAACGAATGGCTTCTTTAGCAAAATATGTTATTTCTTTATCCAATAGTTCAGCTATGGTTGCAGCCACTCAATGGTTAGAACGGACTTTAGATGATTCTGCCAACAGAAGACTAGTAATTGGACAATCATTTTTAGCTACAGATGCTATTTTGATGATTTGGAATAACATATTAGAAAATATTGCTGTATATCCTAAGATCATTGAAAAACATATTAAAGAGGAACTCCCATTTTTAATTACTGAATATATCATTGTAGAATGTGTAAAAAATGGAGCAGATAGACAAGAAATTCATGAGAGAATACGAATTCATTCTATGGAAACAAATTCGAAAATGAAATTAGAAGGAAAAGAAAATGATTTCGTTCAACGTATTTTGCATGATAAAAAAATACCAATTCATAAAGAAAAAATGAATCAGATACTCAATCCCAAAAATTTTATAGGATTTTCTTCGGATCAAACTTTGGAATTTATTGATAAAGAAGTGAATCCAATATTGAATCGATTTCATTATTTAATTGATTCTGATATATCTAATATGGATAGACAAGTTTAA